Below is a genomic region from Xylophilus sp. GW821-FHT01B05.
CGCGCCAGTTGCGCCACGTTGAGCAGGCCGCTCTGGTGGTGCGCCAGCATGGTCCAGAAGCGGCGCAGTGTCTGGGCGGCGATGCGTGGGCCGAACTGCGGGATATCGCGCTCCAGGTAGGTGCGGATGAAGTTTTGGCGCCAGCGCAGGCTGCGGGCGTCGCTGCTGGCCGTCAGGCTGTCGGGAAAGCCGCCGCGCAGCCACAGGGCGTCGGCCAGCGCGGTGCCGGTCTCCAGCAGGCTAAGCGGTCCCAACTCCAGGTAGGCGATGCGGCCGGCCAGCGTTTCGCCGGATTGCTGCAATAGGTCCAGCGAGGCCGAGCCCAGTAGCAGGTACTGGCCGGCGCGGCGCCCGGCGCGCCGGGCCTGGTCGATCATCCCGCGCAGTACCGGAAACAGACCAGGCGCGCGGTGCACTTCATCCAGGATGACCAGCTTGTCCAGGTGGTCTGCCAAGTACAGCTCGGGCTGGGCCAGTTTGGCGCGGTCGCGCTCGGACTCCAGGTCCAGGTACAGGCTGGGCAGTGCTGCGGCCGTCTCCAGTGCCAGCGTTGTCTTGCCGGCCTGGCGTGGGCCCAGCAGTGCCACGGCAGGGGAATGCTGTAGTTCTTCCGCCAGTCGCGTCTGGAGTTGCCTATGAAACATCCTTGCAATTGTGGAGTTTCATTCCGTAATTTGCAAGGATGCTTGTCGGCTCACTCGCGCGCCGGCCGCCGCAGCGTGACGACCAGGGCTGCAATGCTGGCACAGGTAGCCAGCAGGCCCAGCGCCGGGAACAACGGGATGCCGAACCACACCGGCCCCATGGCCATCAGGCGCGGCGCCAGCCCCAGGATGAAGGCGCCGGCCACCACGGCCAGCGCCAACCGGGTGGCGGCGCGCTCCAGAGCGCTGGCCAGCCGGTCGAGCTGGCGCACCTCTATGTCGGCCGCCACGCGGCCTTGCCGCAATCGGTACATGAGCAGGCGCAGCGTTTGCGGTGCGTCGGCGGCCAGGTCGTACAGGCCGGCCAGCGCCGATGCGCGCTGGCGCAGCAGGCGCTTGGGTGAATAGCGCCGCTGCAGGTGCTCGCGCACCAGCGGCTCGGCCGCGCGGGCCACGTCAAAGTCAGGGTCCAGCAGGTGCAGCACGCCATCGGCGGTGATGATGGCCTTGAACAGCAGGGCCAGGTCGGCCGGCAGCACGATGCCGCTGTCACGCGCCAAGGCCATCACGTCCTGCAGCGCCTGCGTGATCGACAGCGCCTGCTTGCCGTGCTGCGCGACGAACTTCTCCACCGAGGCATCCAGCCGTGCCAGGTCCGGGCTGCTGCCGCCCGACCATTCGAGCAACACCATGGTCAGCCCGTCAGATTGGCCCTCTACCAGCGCGCGCAGCAGGTCCACGACCTGGTCGCGCCGGCGTGCGGAGAGCCGGCCGACCAGGCCAAAGTCGAGGAAGCCCACGCGGTTGCCCGCCAGCGCGACCAGGTTGCCGGGGTGTGGGTCACCGTGGAACAGGCCGTCGCGCAGCACCATCTGCAGGAAGGCGTGCGCGCCGCGCTGCGCCAGCAATGGGCCGTCCAGCGCGGGGTAGTCCTTCACACTGCCAGCCTGCGTGCCCGGCAGGTAGTCCTGCACCAGCAGGCGCTCGCTGCTCCATTCCCAGGCGATGCGCGGGACCACGACCTCGTCCTGCGCGGCGAAGTGCGCGGCCACGGCTTCGCCGTTGTGGCCCTCGCGGGTGAAGTCCAGCTCGTCGCGTATCGCCGCCGCCGCTTGCCGGGCCACTTCACGCGGCTGGTAGTGGGCCAGCGCCGGCCAGTTGTCTTCCAGCAGCGCGGCCAGGTGTGACAGCAGGCGCAGGTCGGCCTCGATGCGCGCGCGCAGACCGGGGCGCTGCACCTTGACGACCACATCGCGGCCTTCGGGCGTATCGTCGGCAAGCCGCGCGCGATAGACCTGCGCCATGGAGGCCGAGGCCAGCGGCTCGCGTTCGAAGTGCTTGAACACGGTGTCTACCGGCGCACCCAGGTCTTCGTTGATTTGTACGGCAATCGCGTCCCAGGGCACGGGCGTGGCCTGGCTGTGCAGCTTCTCCAGCTCCTGAGTCCACTCGGGGCCCAGCAGGTCGGCGCGGGTGGCCAGGATCTGTCCAAGCTTGACGAAGGTCGGGCCCAGTTGCTCGATGGCCTGGCGTACGCGCTGTGGGCGGCTGGCGTCATCGGCCGTGGCTGCGACGGTGGTAGCGAGCGGCGCCAGGCGGCGCAGGCCCAGGGCTTCGACCAGATCGGCGAGACCGAAGCGCAGCAGCACGCCCACGATCTCCTGCAGGCGGGCCCGGTCTCGCACGGCGACAACAGCGGTTTGCAGCATCAGGCCCCCTCCTTGCCTTGTCGATGGCGACGGGACCATTCTGGCAGGCGCTGTGCGCGGCGGTGTTACACGCCGCGTGCGCGGTCCGCCTTGAACTGCGCGCGGAACTCCGAGAAGCGGCCGGCGTCCAGCGCCTCGCGGATCTCGCGCATCAGGTTCAGGTAGTAGTGCAGGTTGTGGATGGTGCAGAGCATGGGGCCGAGCATTTCGCCGCAGCGGTCCAGGTGGTGCAGGTAGGCACGGCTGAAACCCTCCCGGCCACCGTCGTTCCAGCTCACGCCTGAGATGCCGGCGCAGGCATGGCAGGTGCAGCTCGGGTCGACCGGTTGCGGGTCACTCTTGTGGCGCGCGTTGCGCATCTTCAGGTCGCCAAAGCGGGTGAACATGGTGCCGTTGCGCGCATTGCGGGTAGGCATGACGCAGTCGAACATGTCCACGCCCTGGGCCACGCCCTCCACCAGGTCTTCTGGCGTGCCGACACCCATCAGATAGCGCGGCTTGTGGGCCGGCAGCTTGTGCGGGGTGTGCGCCATGATGCGCAGCATCTCGTCCTTGGGCTCGCCCACGCTGACGCCGCCAACGGCGTAGCCGGGGAAGTCCAGCTCTACCAACTGATCGAGCGATTCCTGCCGCAGGTTCTCGAACATGCCGCCCTGCACGATGCCAAAGAGTGCGTTGGGGTTCTCCAGCCGGTCAAATTCGGCCTGGCAGCGCTTGGCCCAGCGCAGGCTCAATTCCATCGAGCTGCGCGCCTCGCGCTCGGTGGTGATGTGGCCGTTGGTGTCGTAGGGCGTGCACTCGTCGAACTGCATGACGATGTCGCTGTTGAGCACGGTCTGGATCTGCATCGAG
It encodes:
- a CDS encoding ATP-binding protein, with amino-acid sequence MFHRQLQTRLAEELQHSPAVALLGPRQAGKTTLALETAAALPSLYLDLESERDRAKLAQPELYLADHLDKLVILDEVHRAPGLFPVLRGMIDQARRAGRRAGQYLLLGSASLDLLQQSGETLAGRIAYLELGPLSLLETGTALADALWLRGGFPDSLTASSDARSLRWRQNFIRTYLERDIPQFGPRIAAQTLRRFWTMLAHHQSGLLNVAQLARNLGVDAKTAHSYIDLLCELLLVRRLPPWHANLGKRLVKSPKVYVRDSGLVHALLDIETRETLLSHPVVGASWEGFVVENLLACAPEGVQGYFYRTSGGAEIDLLLAWPDGELWAIEVKRSLTPKVERGFHSACEDLSPARKLVVYPGDAPFPLGHEVQAMPLATLCQELAGRS
- the tgt gene encoding tRNA guanosine(34) transglycosylase Tgt; amino-acid sequence: MLRFDLLATDPTSHARRGTLTLNHGVVQTPIFMPVGTYGTVKGVMPRSLEEMGAQIILGNTFHLWMRPGLDVMQSFGGLHQFEKWDKPILTDSGGFQVWSLGAMRKISEEGVKFASPVNGDKLFLTPEVSMQIQTVLNSDIVMQFDECTPYDTNGHITTEREARSSMELSLRWAKRCQAEFDRLENPNALFGIVQGGMFENLRQESLDQLVELDFPGYAVGGVSVGEPKDEMLRIMAHTPHKLPAHKPRYLMGVGTPEDLVEGVAQGVDMFDCVMPTRNARNGTMFTRFGDLKMRNARHKSDPQPVDPSCTCHACAGISGVSWNDGGREGFSRAYLHHLDRCGEMLGPMLCTIHNLHYYLNLMREIREALDAGRFSEFRAQFKADRARGV
- a CDS encoding AarF/UbiB family protein encodes the protein MLQTAVVAVRDRARLQEIVGVLLRFGLADLVEALGLRRLAPLATTVAATADDASRPQRVRQAIEQLGPTFVKLGQILATRADLLGPEWTQELEKLHSQATPVPWDAIAVQINEDLGAPVDTVFKHFEREPLASASMAQVYRARLADDTPEGRDVVVKVQRPGLRARIEADLRLLSHLAALLEDNWPALAHYQPREVARQAAAAIRDELDFTREGHNGEAVAAHFAAQDEVVVPRIAWEWSSERLLVQDYLPGTQAGSVKDYPALDGPLLAQRGAHAFLQMVLRDGLFHGDPHPGNLVALAGNRVGFLDFGLVGRLSARRRDQVVDLLRALVEGQSDGLTMVLLEWSGGSSPDLARLDASVEKFVAQHGKQALSITQALQDVMALARDSGIVLPADLALLFKAIITADGVLHLLDPDFDVARAAEPLVREHLQRRYSPKRLLRQRASALAGLYDLAADAPQTLRLLMYRLRQGRVAADIEVRQLDRLASALERAATRLALAVVAGAFILGLAPRLMAMGPVWFGIPLFPALGLLATCASIAALVVTLRRPARE